AATGTCACTGCAAAGGATGCGTCATAATCGGATAGTGTATGGCAACATCTAGGTTAAGTTTGTTGCAAACTGAGCAGATGGTCGCAAAGCTATTTATGGAGTTAGTTGGCAACTTAAAGAACAAAACCAAGGCTTTCCCTTTTAAAGAGGTGGAGAAAACTCGACACCGACTGGTATCACTTGGAGAATATAGTGTCATCTAATTCAtgaaaggacaatgatattttgacaacactttttgacaactttttttataacgggacacgtgtcatcattttattggtctatttgaatttatgtttaaaaaatatttaaaacggaccaatcataaggtgccacatatgcgttgtcaaaaagttgttaaaaaagtattgttaaaagaagtttttccttcaTGAAAATCTAGATATGCTCGTTTAGGTTTTATAGATCTATCATACTTGTTAAACAATGACATCCTCTAATTATTGGGTAAAGGGATCTCATTGGTCAACAAATGGCAACATATTGATCGTATGGCATAAGGCCTTTATCGCCATTCTCCTATTGAATGATCTCGTTCTCTTTCCTCTGTATCTCCTACCTTTACCGGTAATTGAATCTCCAACTAATTCAATGTATTTGTTAAAGATAtttagattaattaatattataataaatacgtTATAAAAGTTCCAATTAccatataacttttatttatagatttctctatataaatttctaattaggatatatatatatatatatatatatatatatatatatatatataattcaaacgcctaaaaacaaaacaacaagaCGGTACACATGGATCAAAATAAACACCTACCACAATTGACAAAACAAAGGCATCATAAAACACTTCCTTAAACGATTTACGGTGTTCACTCGTTTTATGTCAAAACAATTTTCCATTAATAGCTAGCTTGCAAAATCTACAAATAAATTGTTTTGAGAAAACGATTGTGGCAGAGGGGTGCACCATTAAAAAGGGTAGCCCACCCTAGCGAAGGATCAAAAAGGTCACGAGAAATGACTGGGTTTTCAATTCATCAAATGGGTAAATACACGTTAATGCAAAATATGGGGCCAAGAACGATGTCCATAANTGAATTCTTATAAGACAAATATGAGAAAAACAGTCACCAGAGCCTATAACAAAAAGTTGAATTTCAGAAcactattaaaaaatagaaagcTATCTTCTTAAACTCTAAATCCTCTGCTGTTCCTTCTTCCTCTTGCCTTCTCAAACTTTCTTCCCTTAGACCGAACATAGGGTTTGGTATGGCTGTGTGGCACACCAGGAGCAGGACCAAAATGTTTCACAGCTTCCCGAGCATTCTTTGGGCCTCTTAAAAGGACCTGCATTCAAGTACATACATGTATGATTTTCCATTGGATATAATTCATGCAATTAAACTCAACACTGGCAACCACAGACAACACTAAAGAGTATAAACAATAAGCTATAGAAATTCTGTTCAACACAATGTGTTCGCAAGAACcaaatagtattttaattaacaCAACTAAAGTGGTAAGATATAGAAATTCActcaaaaaacaacaaaagccaACATACCGTATTCTGTCCCAAAGGAGCCCTAAGGGCAAGTTGATCAAATGTCAAGCATTCACCACCTGCCTTCTCTATTCTTGCACGTGCCCTCTCTGTAAACCTGAGTGCTGTAATTTTCAATGGCGGAACTTCATATACTCTGATATCATCAGTTACAGTCCCCACTATAACAGCAATTTTATCTTCCTACattccaagaaaataaaacattaaagatACAGATATTAATTAACCGATATGAGAAACAACTACACCAGTACAAAAAGATGCAAAAGTATGAGATACAGATACATACCTTCCCTTTTGTATACTTAATCAACCTCGACAACGAAATTGGAGGCTTGTTCACCTTACTCATGAACAAGCGCTTGAGTATCACAGCATTGAAATTGCTGCCAGTTCTCCGAACAAGGAATCGATACAGCTGCCAAAGTAACATTTAATCAGAATCTCTCCATGCATAAGTAGTAAACATAAACAGCTTCTTATTTGAATGCAAAATTATTCATAGCAAAGAAATCATTGCTTCTTATCCTAGTAATAAGGCTAGAACAATCTTAACATACTTCAAACaatgataagaaaaaattaGTTCCCTCAGTACAATAGAagtaataatcaaattatatcagCATTAGCATGGTAAAATAGAAAGCATCATTGGGAACCTAAAATGCGTGGACGTGCAATGACAATATCGTACACAAAAATTAGACTACCTCCACGTAGGGAAAAAATTGAAGCTTTGACAGCAGTACAAACAATGAGACgctaaactatttaaaataggTGTGTGCACAAGGGACCTTTCATTGATGACACCATTCAACATTCGAATTGAAATACTTCaaagaatgagagaaaagtGTGCAGAGGCTCAGACAAATGTGGAAAAGGCATATTCCCAGACCTTTCAAATGGAGAAGGGTCTCATAATGAGCTGGGATTCACATTTATCATCATCGTCGTGAAAAACGAAAACAAACATCGGATCTAGGAGATCATATTCATAAAAAACATCGGATGGTAATATCGAAGAGAGAGAAACCTTGACAAGTAGTTTGAGGTATATGTCGTTGGACTTGGGTGCTGTTCTTTTGGTCTTCTTGCTCTTACCCCCAGCCTTAAGATCGATCCCCTGCGTACCATAGGCAAATATAAATGCATAAAACGTTGTTGAATATAACCTTAACACTGATTACAGCCACGTTCATAGGAACAAAACAGAGACGAGGAAGAAAACAGCATACCATTGCCGCTTTGGATGTTGGAACAGCACACACCTGTGAATCGTAATGTCTCAGACTTAGCAGGGAGTCTACAATGAAGTTATGTATGCTAGGGTTTTTACTAATGGATATGGGCCTGGTGATTCTGGTTTGGGCTTGGTGGCTTAAGAGGCAAACAAAGGCCCAAAACTAGATATCGAATCTACTTTTCACTTTATTTAtcgatttttaatttaaaactgtgAAATTATACTTTTTCACATCATAtttatctctctttttttctattttaataaatttcgcCTAAACTGGAACATGAGAAGTTGAAAATTGGAACTTAAACTGATTTCGAATCGTAccttaaaataacttatttcgattataacatttttttaaaataaaagttttgtgTAAAGATTACTTTCTAagtaaataattactttaaattattGTTCCTTGGTGAACGATATAAGTTGTATTatatggcaaaatgatcaaactcgtatttttttatattttttattggaaaatgatgttttaatacattttttgataccattttgacattgcacatgtgtcaaaatgtgattggacaatttcaaattaaaaaagttgaggtaggaatatatttgaaagagaaaaactaaagtttatttttttaatttgaaatcgttcaaccacattttgacatatGTGCAGTctcaaaatagtgtaaaaaaggtgttaaaatattattttccttttttatttgttatttttttgccTTTTGGATAGTTGTGACAAAGAAAATGGATATGGCTGACTCGTGTGTTCAGGGGCTCACGAGTTTTAAGAAAACATAGGTTtagtaaaagaataaaacctAACAGCTTCCCTGGTGAAGTTGAGAAAGACGATGACAAACTTAtccatttgaagaaaaaataagacCTACGAATAAGACATATGTTTGTTAATTAAGATATGGTGATAATCATCATGAACATCTTGTTGGTTGGATACCATGTTAGGAAATGTTTACAAAATGGAAATGAATgcttaattataatatttaaaatgcacttttttttattatcaagaaaaccttgtaaaattaaaaataaatatttagtgaTAATCACTCTAGAAGTCCCGTACTAGAGTAGTTATGaaggaaagaaataatattttgtatttgcaaaacaagaataattaaaatttatcaaaatacatttttttatgaaaaaaccATGTAAGAAAACTCATAAAACCACCATTActgggatttttataaaaattgttta
Above is a genomic segment from Vigna radiata var. radiata cultivar VC1973A chromosome 10, Vradiata_ver6, whole genome shotgun sequence containing:
- the LOC106775122 gene encoding 60S ribosomal protein L18-3: MGIDLKAGGKSKKTKRTAPKSNDIYLKLLVKLYRFLVRRTGSNFNAVILKRLFMSKVNKPPISLSRLIKYTKGKEDKIAVIVGTVTDDIRVYEVPPLKITALRFTERARARIEKAGGECLTFDQLALRAPLGQNTVLLRGPKNAREAVKHFGPAPGVPHSHTKPYVRSKGRKFEKARGRRNSRGFRV